The Amycolatopsis mongoliensis genome includes a window with the following:
- the narH gene encoding nitrate reductase subunit beta: protein MRVMAQMAMVMNLDKCIGCHTCSVTCKQAWTNRSGVEYVWFNNVETRPGQGYPRTYEDQERWRGGWTLGRRGRLKLTGGGRLRKLLTIFSNPKLPSIDDYYEPWTYDYENLTTAPRQEHTPVARPKSLISGKDMKISWSANWDDDLGGAPEHGSKDPLLKNLADKVKFEFEQTFMFYLPRICEHCLNPSCAASCPSGAIYKRSEDGIVLVDQDRCRGWRMCVSGCPYKKVYFNHRTGKAEKCTFCFPRIEVGLPTVCAETCVGRLRYIGLVLYDADKVLEAASTPDEHDLYDAQCDVLLDPEDRQVQHEAERAGIPLDWIEAARRSPIHALINTYRVALPLHPEYRTMPMVWYIPPLSPVVDIVRDTGHDAEDHGNLFAAIDALRIPVEYLAELFTAGDVEPVNAVLRRLAAMRSYMRDINLGREPQEAIAEKVGMTGEQVYDMYRLLALAKYDERYVIPPAHAEQAHGLEELATECSLDYEGGPGMTGSGPFGESSGGPSPIAVENFRMLRDRQTTDTLAAPVDKGRRVNLLNWDGKGRPDGLFPPRDRPGGGDPAGEVEPKP from the coding sequence ATGCGCGTCATGGCCCAGATGGCGATGGTGATGAACCTCGACAAGTGCATCGGCTGCCACACCTGCTCGGTCACCTGCAAACAGGCCTGGACCAACCGCTCCGGCGTCGAGTACGTCTGGTTCAACAACGTCGAAACCCGCCCCGGGCAGGGGTATCCGCGCACGTACGAGGACCAGGAACGCTGGCGCGGCGGCTGGACGCTCGGCCGCCGGGGCCGGTTGAAGCTCACGGGCGGGGGCCGGCTGCGCAAGCTGCTGACCATCTTCAGCAACCCCAAGCTGCCCTCGATCGACGACTACTACGAGCCCTGGACCTACGACTACGAGAACCTCACCACCGCACCGCGGCAGGAGCACACGCCGGTCGCCCGGCCGAAATCGCTGATCAGCGGCAAGGACATGAAGATCTCCTGGTCGGCCAACTGGGACGACGACCTCGGCGGCGCGCCCGAGCACGGCAGCAAGGACCCGCTGCTGAAGAACCTCGCCGACAAGGTGAAGTTCGAGTTCGAGCAGACGTTCATGTTCTACCTGCCGCGGATCTGCGAACACTGCCTCAACCCCTCCTGCGCCGCGTCCTGCCCCTCGGGGGCGATCTACAAGCGCAGCGAGGACGGCATCGTGCTGGTCGACCAGGACCGCTGCCGCGGCTGGCGGATGTGCGTGTCCGGCTGCCCGTACAAGAAGGTCTACTTCAACCACCGCACCGGCAAAGCCGAGAAGTGCACGTTCTGCTTTCCCCGCATCGAAGTGGGTCTGCCGACGGTCTGCGCCGAAACGTGCGTCGGCCGGCTGCGCTACATCGGCCTCGTGCTCTACGACGCCGACAAGGTTCTCGAAGCAGCGTCCACTCCGGACGAACACGACCTCTACGACGCCCAGTGCGACGTCCTGCTCGATCCGGAAGACCGGCAGGTGCAACACGAAGCCGAACGCGCGGGCATACCGCTGGACTGGATCGAGGCCGCGCGCCGGTCGCCGATCCACGCGCTCATCAACACCTACCGGGTGGCGTTGCCGCTGCACCCGGAATACCGCACCATGCCGATGGTCTGGTACATCCCGCCGCTGTCGCCAGTCGTCGACATCGTGCGCGACACCGGCCACGACGCCGAAGACCACGGCAACCTCTTCGCCGCGATCGACGCGCTGCGCATCCCGGTGGAATACCTCGCCGAGCTGTTCACCGCGGGCGACGTCGAGCCGGTCAACGCAGTGCTGCGACGGCTGGCCGCGATGCGCAGCTACATGCGCGACATCAACCTCGGCCGCGAACCCCAGGAGGCCATCGCCGAAAAGGTCGGCATGACCGGGGAACAGGTCTACGACATGTACCGGCTGCTGGCGCTGGCCAAGTACGACGAGCGCTACGTCATCCCGCCCGCGCACGCCGAGCAGGCCCACGGTCTCGAGGAACTCGCCACCGAGTGCAGCCTCGACTACGAAGGCGGTCCCGGCATGACCGGCTCCGGCCCGTTCGGCGAAAGCTCCGGCGGCCCGTCCCCGATCGCGGTGGAGAACTTCCGCATGCTGCGCGACCGCCAGACCACCGACACCCTCGCCGCGCCCGTGGACAAGGGCCGCCGGGTCAACCTCCTCAACTGGGACGGCAAGGGCCGCCCGGACGGCCTCTTCCCGCCCCGCGACCGGCCCGGCGGCGGCGATCCGGCGGGGGAGGTGGAGCCGAAACCATGA
- a CDS encoding FAD-binding and (Fe-S)-binding domain-containing protein, whose amino-acid sequence MTQVELPAPVIRRPERPDIDLAALTGALRDRVRGEVRFDPGSRAAYSTDASNFRQVPLGVVVPRTPEDAAEALAVARDFGAPVLSRGGGTSLAGQCTNTAVVLDWSKYCTTLESVDAEARTCVVQPGIVLDELNRQLADTGLRYGPEPATHMNCTLGGMIGNNSCGATAQRTGKVVDNIARLEVLLADGTRFWCGETTDEEYTEIERHGDPRAAIYRRLRRLRDEYAEEIRRRFPDIPRRVSGYNLDSLLPEHQFDVAGLLVGSESTLVTVLRAELKLVPVLPERTLVVLGYPDIATAADAVPAILPHEPVALEGVDHKLIRDQQIKGMNPQALSELPQGRAFLMVQFAASTHDEADRQAHTMLEALHDTEHEADVEFLDDPARENELWQVREAGLGATAHLPGKRDTFEGWEDSAVAPERLGDYLRRLTRLYEEFGYAGDTGPSLYGHFGQGCVHTRIPFDLYSADGVATYRRFMERAADLVAEFGGSFSGEHGDGQSRGELLPKMFGTEIVTAFGRLKAIFDPDDRMNPGKVVAPYRLDENLRLGGSWAPADPQGLHFRFPDDGGSFAQAANRCVGVGRCRQHTTSGGEVMCPSYQVTGEEEHSTRGRARLLFEMLDGHGDSPVGDGWRSTEVRDALDLCLSCKGCKTDCPANVDMATYKAEFLSHHYEGRPWRRPRSDFTMGWLPAVAQVVGKLRAGKLVNALTHTPGPARLATLAAGVENREIPLFAGETLQQWFSRRAPRGTGARGTVLLWPDTFTNSFHPHVGQAAVRIMEDAGWRVTMPANPVCCALTWISTGQLGTAKHILARTVRELAPHLRDGGLIVGLEPSCTAVFRSDAFDLFPGDQDVRRLREQTVTLAELLTERSPGYRPPQLDAKAIAQVHCHQHAIMGWDADRQLLKSAGVVAEHLDSGCCGLAGNFGFEKGHLEVSEACAERVLLPRVREADGDTVVLADGFSCRTQIHQLDSNDREGVHLAELLATGLDDDPVPPAPSRRGALLAGLAIGATAAGIAARRLARRRTR is encoded by the coding sequence GTGACCCAGGTGGAGCTGCCCGCCCCGGTGATCCGGCGCCCGGAACGTCCCGACATCGACCTCGCCGCCCTCACCGGCGCGCTGCGGGATCGCGTCCGGGGTGAAGTCCGGTTCGATCCGGGTTCCCGTGCCGCCTACTCGACCGATGCCTCGAACTTCCGGCAGGTCCCCCTCGGCGTCGTCGTGCCCCGCACGCCCGAGGACGCGGCCGAAGCGCTCGCCGTCGCACGCGACTTCGGCGCGCCGGTGCTGTCCCGCGGCGGCGGGACGAGCCTGGCCGGGCAGTGCACCAACACCGCCGTGGTGCTCGACTGGTCGAAGTACTGCACGACACTGGAGTCCGTCGACGCCGAAGCGCGCACTTGCGTCGTGCAACCGGGCATCGTGCTCGACGAGCTGAACCGGCAGCTCGCCGACACCGGCCTGCGCTACGGGCCGGAACCGGCCACGCACATGAACTGCACCCTCGGCGGGATGATCGGCAACAACTCCTGCGGCGCCACCGCCCAGCGCACCGGCAAGGTCGTCGACAACATCGCCCGCCTGGAAGTCCTCCTGGCCGACGGCACCCGGTTCTGGTGCGGCGAGACCACCGACGAGGAGTACACCGAGATCGAACGCCACGGCGACCCGCGCGCCGCGATCTACCGCCGGCTGCGCCGGCTGCGCGACGAGTACGCCGAGGAGATCCGCCGCCGGTTCCCCGACATCCCGCGCCGCGTCTCCGGCTACAACCTGGATTCCCTGCTGCCGGAACACCAGTTCGACGTCGCCGGGCTGCTCGTCGGCTCCGAATCCACATTGGTCACCGTGCTGCGCGCCGAGCTGAAGCTCGTCCCGGTGCTGCCCGAACGCACGCTCGTCGTGCTGGGCTACCCGGACATCGCGACCGCCGCCGACGCCGTGCCGGCCATCCTCCCGCACGAACCGGTCGCGCTCGAAGGCGTCGACCACAAGCTGATCCGGGACCAGCAGATCAAGGGCATGAACCCGCAGGCGCTTTCCGAGCTGCCGCAGGGGCGCGCGTTCCTGATGGTCCAGTTCGCCGCGTCCACGCACGACGAGGCCGACCGGCAGGCACACACGATGCTCGAGGCGCTGCACGACACCGAGCACGAGGCCGACGTCGAGTTCCTCGACGACCCGGCTCGCGAGAACGAGCTGTGGCAGGTCCGCGAAGCCGGGCTCGGCGCCACCGCGCACCTGCCCGGCAAACGCGACACCTTCGAAGGCTGGGAGGATTCCGCCGTCGCCCCGGAACGGCTCGGGGACTACCTGCGGCGGCTCACACGGCTGTACGAGGAGTTCGGCTACGCCGGCGACACCGGGCCCAGCCTCTACGGCCACTTCGGACAGGGCTGCGTGCACACCCGCATCCCGTTCGACCTCTACAGCGCCGACGGCGTCGCGACCTACCGCCGGTTCATGGAACGCGCGGCCGACCTCGTCGCCGAGTTCGGCGGTTCCTTCTCCGGCGAGCACGGCGACGGCCAGTCCCGGGGCGAGCTTCTGCCGAAGATGTTCGGTACCGAGATCGTCACGGCGTTCGGGCGGCTGAAGGCGATCTTCGACCCGGACGACCGGATGAACCCCGGCAAGGTCGTCGCCCCCTACCGCCTCGACGAGAACCTGCGCCTCGGCGGCAGCTGGGCGCCGGCCGACCCGCAAGGCCTGCACTTCCGGTTCCCCGACGACGGAGGCTCCTTCGCCCAGGCCGCCAATCGCTGCGTCGGGGTCGGGCGCTGCCGGCAGCACACCACCAGCGGCGGCGAGGTCATGTGCCCCTCCTACCAGGTCACCGGCGAAGAAGAGCATTCCACCCGCGGCCGGGCGCGGCTGCTGTTCGAGATGCTCGACGGGCACGGCGACAGCCCCGTCGGCGATGGCTGGCGGTCGACCGAAGTCCGCGACGCTCTCGATCTCTGCCTGTCCTGCAAGGGATGCAAGACCGACTGTCCGGCCAATGTGGACATGGCGACGTACAAGGCGGAGTTCCTGTCCCACCACTACGAAGGCCGTCCGTGGCGACGGCCGCGCTCGGACTTCACGATGGGCTGGCTGCCCGCCGTCGCCCAGGTCGTCGGCAAGCTCCGCGCCGGGAAGCTGGTCAACGCGCTGACGCACACCCCTGGGCCGGCCCGGCTCGCCACGTTGGCCGCGGGAGTCGAGAATCGCGAGATCCCGCTGTTCGCCGGAGAAACGCTGCAGCAGTGGTTCTCCCGCCGCGCGCCCCGCGGCACCGGTGCGCGCGGCACGGTGCTGCTGTGGCCGGACACCTTCACCAATTCCTTCCACCCGCACGTCGGCCAGGCGGCCGTGCGGATCATGGAGGACGCCGGGTGGCGGGTCACCATGCCGGCGAACCCGGTCTGCTGTGCCCTGACCTGGATCTCCACCGGCCAGCTCGGCACCGCCAAGCACATCCTCGCCCGCACCGTGCGGGAACTGGCCCCGCACTTGCGGGACGGCGGGCTCATCGTCGGCTTGGAACCGAGCTGCACCGCGGTCTTCCGCTCCGACGCCTTCGACCTGTTCCCCGGCGACCAGGACGTCCGGCGGCTGCGCGAGCAGACCGTCACCCTCGCCGAGCTGCTCACCGAACGCTCCCCCGGCTACCGGCCGCCGCAGCTGGACGCGAAGGCGATCGCGCAGGTCCACTGCCACCAGCACGCGATCATGGGCTGGGACGCCGACCGGCAATTGCTGAAGTCCGCCGGTGTTGTTGCCGAGCACCTCGACTCGGGGTGCTGCGGCTTGGCCGGCAACTTCGGCTTCGAGAAAGGCCACCTCGAGGTCAGCGAAGCCTGCGCCGAGCGCGTTCTGCTCCCCCGCGTGCGTGAGGCCGACGGCGACACGGTCGTCCTGGCCGACGGCTTCAGCTGCCGCACCCAGATCCACCAGCTCGACAGCAACGACCGCGAAGGCGTCCACCTCGCCGAACTGCTCGCCACCGGGTTGGACGACGACCCGGTCCCCCCGGCGCCATCCCGGCGTGGCGCGCTGCTCGCCGGCCTCGCGATCGGCGCCACCGCCGCCGGGATCGCCGCGCGTCGCCTCGCACGGCGGAGGACGCGATGA
- a CDS encoding SDR family oxidoreductase, whose amino-acid sequence MTDTRNQVVVVTGASGGIGRAVARAFGARHARVALLARGEKGLKAAADDIRAAGGTALALPTDVADVEQVDAAADRVEEELGPIDVWVNVAFTSVFARFADIRPEEFRRVTEVSYLGYVYGTMAALDRMKPRDHGTVVQVGSALAYRGIPLQTAYCGAKHAVQGFHESLRCELLSERSKVRVTMVQMPAVNTPQFSWVLSRLPHHAQPVPPIYQPEVAARAVLYAADHPRRREYWVGGSTVGTLIANAVAPGVLDRYLADTGLRSQQTAHPKPADQPANLWHPADGPRGHDFGAHGEFDAKSSPRSLQLWASQHHGLLAAGGSALAATALALWRRTRS is encoded by the coding sequence ATGACAGACACCCGGAACCAAGTGGTCGTCGTGACCGGCGCCAGCGGCGGGATCGGCCGCGCCGTGGCCCGCGCGTTCGGCGCCCGGCACGCCCGCGTCGCGCTCCTCGCGCGCGGCGAGAAAGGCCTGAAGGCGGCCGCCGACGACATCCGCGCCGCCGGCGGTACCGCGCTCGCCCTCCCCACCGACGTCGCCGACGTCGAGCAGGTCGACGCCGCCGCCGACCGGGTCGAGGAGGAGCTCGGGCCGATCGACGTGTGGGTCAACGTCGCGTTCACCTCGGTGTTCGCCCGCTTCGCCGACATCCGGCCCGAGGAGTTCCGCCGCGTCACCGAGGTCAGCTACCTCGGCTACGTCTACGGCACCATGGCCGCACTCGACCGGATGAAACCCCGCGACCACGGCACGGTCGTGCAGGTCGGCTCGGCGCTGGCCTACCGCGGCATCCCGCTGCAGACCGCCTACTGCGGTGCCAAGCACGCGGTCCAAGGCTTCCACGAGTCCCTGCGCTGCGAACTGCTGTCCGAACGCAGCAAGGTCCGCGTCACGATGGTGCAGATGCCCGCGGTCAACACCCCGCAGTTCTCCTGGGTGCTCTCCCGGCTGCCGCACCACGCCCAGCCCGTCCCGCCGATCTACCAGCCCGAGGTCGCCGCCCGTGCTGTCCTGTACGCCGCCGACCACCCGCGCCGGCGCGAATACTGGGTCGGTGGCAGCACCGTCGGCACCCTGATCGCCAACGCCGTCGCCCCGGGCGTCCTCGACCGCTACCTCGCCGACACCGGCCTGCGGTCCCAGCAGACCGCCCACCCCAAGCCGGCCGACCAGCCGGCGAACCTGTGGCACCCCGCCGACGGTCCACGTGGTCACGACTTCGGCGCCCACGGTGAGTTCGACGCCAAGTCCTCGCCGCGCAGCCTCCAGCTTTGGGCCAGCCAGCACCACGGCCTGCTCGCCGCGGGCGGAAGCGCGCTCGCCGCGACGGCACTCGCCCTGTGGCGGCGAACCCGATCATGA
- the narJ gene encoding nitrate reductase molybdenum cofactor assembly chaperone gives MTVTDRHRATAWQVQSVLLSYPDELLLERVPLLRAATGTLPASLAGPLATFLGHVTATPLAGLAADYVATFDHRKRFSPYLTYFAYGDTRKRGMALLRFKHAYRAAGLRLDDSELPDHLAVVLEFAAAGNAETGVRLLTEHRAGLELMRLGLHETGSPWAAVLDSVSATLPPLNGRDHDAVARLAAEGPPEEEVGLAPFAPPEYMPDPEGARR, from the coding sequence ATGACCGTCACCGACCGCCACCGCGCCACGGCCTGGCAAGTGCAGTCCGTGTTGCTGAGCTACCCCGACGAACTGCTGCTCGAACGCGTCCCGCTGCTGCGGGCCGCGACCGGGACGTTGCCGGCTTCGCTCGCCGGGCCGCTGGCGACGTTCCTCGGCCACGTGACCGCCACGCCGCTCGCCGGGCTCGCCGCCGACTACGTCGCGACGTTCGACCACCGGAAGCGGTTCAGCCCCTACCTCACGTACTTCGCCTACGGCGACACGCGCAAGCGGGGGATGGCACTGCTGCGGTTCAAGCACGCCTACCGCGCCGCCGGCCTGCGGCTCGACGACAGCGAACTGCCCGACCACCTCGCCGTCGTCCTCGAATTCGCCGCCGCCGGAAACGCCGAGACGGGCGTGCGGCTGCTCACCGAACACCGGGCCGGCCTCGAACTCATGCGGCTCGGCCTGCACGAGACCGGGTCGCCGTGGGCGGCCGTGCTGGACTCCGTCTCCGCCACCCTGCCGCCGCTGAACGGCCGTGACCACGACGCCGTCGCGCGGCTGGCCGCCGAAGGGCCGCCCGAGGAAGAAGTCGGCCTCGCCCCCTTCGCCCCGCCCGAGTACATGCCCGATCCCGAAGGAGCCCGTCGATGA
- the narI gene encoding respiratory nitrate reductase subunit gamma — MSTQLLAEAAETPVSALDIVLWVAVPYMSIAVFVVGHYWRYRYDKFGWTTRSSQLYENRLLRMGSPLFHFGILLVALGHVGGLLIPKSWTEALGISETAYHVMAVTLGVLAGFCTLAGAAILVYRRRTVGPVFSATTRNDKVMYVLLVGTILLGLGTTVLGNLTGHPHDYRETVAPWFRSIFAFQPRTSLMLEAPLGFRLHVLAAWALFAFWPFSRLVHVFSMPLGYLTRPYIVYRSRDIRLGARKPRRGWERVN; from the coding sequence ATGAGCACGCAGCTCCTCGCCGAAGCCGCCGAGACCCCGGTGAGCGCCCTGGACATCGTGCTGTGGGTCGCCGTGCCCTACATGTCCATCGCGGTCTTCGTGGTCGGGCACTACTGGCGCTACCGCTACGACAAGTTCGGCTGGACCACCCGCTCTTCCCAGCTCTACGAGAACCGGCTGCTGCGCATGGGCAGCCCGCTGTTCCACTTCGGCATCCTGCTCGTCGCGCTCGGCCACGTCGGCGGCCTGCTGATCCCGAAGTCCTGGACCGAAGCCCTTGGCATCAGCGAGACCGCCTACCACGTCATGGCCGTCACGCTCGGCGTGCTCGCCGGGTTCTGCACCCTCGCCGGCGCGGCCATCCTCGTTTACCGCCGCCGCACCGTCGGGCCCGTCTTCTCCGCCACCACCCGCAACGACAAGGTCATGTACGTCCTGCTGGTCGGCACCATCCTGCTCGGGCTCGGGACCACCGTGCTCGGCAACCTCACCGGTCACCCGCACGACTACCGCGAAACCGTCGCTCCCTGGTTCCGGTCGATCTTCGCCTTCCAGCCGCGGACGTCCCTGATGCTCGAAGCCCCCCTCGGGTTCCGGCTGCACGTCCTGGCCGCCTGGGCGCTGTTCGCGTTCTGGCCGTTCAGCCGCCTCGTGCACGTGTTCTCGATGCCGCTGGGTTACCTCACCCGGCCCTATATCGTCTACCGCAGCCGGGACATCCGGCTCGGTGCCCGCAAGCCCCGCCGCGGCTGGGAACGCGTCAACTGA
- a CDS encoding glycoside hydrolase family 15 protein: MSAWQDFPPHVLREYALLADGERGALCGPRGDIAWLCAPGWSDSAVFSSLIGGRGAYSVSPAATCVWGGYYEPDTLIWRSRWVSTDTVVECRDALAYPADPRRVVLLRRIEAVERDVRMHVQLDLRDAFGSRSMRELALDEGAWTARTGDLRIRWSGAAAARPDDQGRLGFELTVPGGTRHDLVLEISDRRLPPPPEAGKLWAATEHAWHTAVPRLEDTVAPRDAGHAYAVLRGLTTHGGGMVAAATMGLPERAEAGRNYDYRYVWLRDQCYAGIAASIAEAHPLLDDAVAFTAARVLEHGDKLLPAYRPDGTPPPDETTLHLPGYPGGNPVVGNHVNGQFQLDTLGEMLQLYAAAARHDHLTADVEPAIDLCVDLITRRWDQPEAGVWELHDDWWSHSRLACVAGLRAIAPHHTAHRGAELSGLADKLLAETTRRCIGRRGAWERTPNLPGTDAALLLPPVRGALPADDPRTTATLAAVRSDLCEDGYAYRFAPDDRPLGDAEGAFLLCGFVMSLAEWHQGHHVEAFRWFERNRAACGPPGLLAEEYDVRQRQLRGNLPQAFVHALLLETSHRLTAAPPHIESRHR, from the coding sequence ATGAGTGCCTGGCAGGACTTCCCACCGCACGTCCTGCGCGAATACGCGTTGCTGGCCGACGGCGAACGCGGCGCACTGTGCGGCCCCCGCGGTGACATCGCGTGGCTCTGCGCCCCCGGCTGGTCCGACAGCGCCGTGTTCTCCTCCTTGATCGGCGGCCGCGGCGCCTACTCGGTCAGCCCGGCGGCCACCTGCGTCTGGGGTGGCTACTACGAGCCGGACACGCTGATCTGGCGCAGCCGATGGGTCAGCACGGACACCGTGGTGGAATGCCGCGACGCGCTCGCCTACCCCGCCGATCCCCGGCGCGTTGTGCTCCTCCGCCGCATCGAGGCCGTCGAGCGAGACGTCCGGATGCACGTCCAGCTGGATCTGCGGGACGCGTTCGGCAGCCGATCGATGCGCGAACTCGCCCTCGACGAGGGCGCCTGGACCGCCCGCACCGGTGACCTGCGGATCCGCTGGTCCGGCGCTGCGGCCGCCCGCCCCGACGATCAGGGCCGGCTCGGCTTCGAGCTGACCGTGCCCGGCGGTACCCGGCACGACCTGGTCCTGGAGATCAGCGACCGGCGACTGCCACCCCCTCCCGAAGCCGGCAAGCTGTGGGCCGCGACCGAGCACGCCTGGCACACGGCCGTTCCCAGGCTCGAGGACACCGTCGCGCCACGAGACGCCGGACACGCGTACGCCGTACTCCGCGGCCTGACCACCCACGGCGGCGGCATGGTCGCCGCCGCCACGATGGGCCTGCCCGAACGCGCCGAGGCCGGCCGCAACTACGACTACCGCTACGTGTGGCTGCGCGATCAGTGCTACGCCGGAATCGCCGCCTCGATCGCCGAAGCACACCCGCTGCTCGACGACGCCGTCGCCTTCACCGCCGCCCGCGTCCTCGAACACGGGGACAAGCTGCTGCCCGCCTACCGACCCGACGGCACCCCGCCACCCGACGAAACCACCCTGCACCTGCCCGGCTACCCCGGCGGGAACCCGGTCGTGGGCAACCACGTCAACGGCCAGTTCCAGCTCGACACCCTCGGCGAAATGCTGCAGCTCTACGCGGCCGCGGCCCGCCACGACCACCTCACCGCCGACGTCGAACCCGCGATCGACCTCTGCGTCGATCTGATCACCCGCCGCTGGGACCAACCCGAGGCCGGGGTGTGGGAGCTGCACGACGACTGGTGGAGCCACTCCCGCCTCGCCTGCGTCGCCGGACTCCGCGCGATCGCCCCGCACCACACCGCGCACCGCGGCGCCGAACTGTCCGGCCTGGCCGACAAGCTCCTCGCCGAAACCACCCGCCGCTGCATCGGCCGACGCGGCGCCTGGGAGCGAACCCCGAACCTCCCCGGCACCGACGCCGCGCTCCTGCTGCCGCCGGTCCGCGGAGCCCTGCCGGCCGACGACCCCCGCACGACCGCGACCCTCGCGGCCGTCCGGTCCGACCTGTGCGAAGACGGCTACGCCTACCGCTTCGCCCCGGACGACCGGCCCCTGGGTGACGCCGAAGGCGCCTTTCTCCTGTGCGGCTTCGTCATGTCGCTGGCCGAATGGCACCAAGGCCACCACGTCGAGGCGTTCCGCTGGTTCGAACGCAACCGCGCCGCCTGCGGCCCACCCGGTCTGCTGGCCGAAGAGTACGACGTCCGGCAACGACAACTGCGCGGCAACCTGCCCCAGGCATTCGTGCACGCCCTGCTGCTCGAAACGTCACATCGGCTCACCGCCGCGCCCCCGCACATCGAATCGAGGCATCGATGA